A genomic window from Prochlorococcus sp. RS04 includes:
- the ppk1 gene encoding polyphosphate kinase 1, with product MKPQANVFINRELSWIEFNKRVLLTGMEKEYKILDKVKFCSIFSNNLDEFFMVRVASLKAQVEAEITKKSIDGLTPKEQLKKINNEIKKLTILQENYVNNELKNELKEKGVILKKYKDLSDNQRNWCNNLFTTSIFPLLTPLVVDPAHPFPFISNLSLNLAALIKDEENSKNQFVRVKIPTKNIPRFIRIPNEITQLSDESSHYFISVEDLIGNNINTLFNGMECINYSFFRVTRDADLELKELEADDLLLAVEQSLQKRRLGGDVVRLEVESDMPENILKLLIESIEIQKEYIYFCKSLLGLDDLNQLTKIDRDDLKENLLIGKTHPELKHLDLPSNKNPNSIFKILRKKNILLHHPYDLFKTSVEEFINRAADDPLVMAIKITLYRVSQDSPIIAALMRAAENGKEVMTLVELKARFDEDNNIQWAKQLEQAGIHVVYGIIGFKTHTKIAITVRKEKGRLRNYFHIGTGNYNSNTSKFYTDLGLLSTDPDIASDLLELFNYLSGFSKQKSYQKLLVSPSSMREKFIFLIKREIKNAKEGKKAEIIAKMNSLVDPEIIKLLYLASDSGVKISLIIRGICCLYPQRKNLSENIKVISIIGHFLEHSRIFWFCNNGDNEVFIGSADWMRRNLDRRIEAVTPIEDYELKSKIYTLLQTYIKDNYFSWIMKDDGSYSKYELDSSHNRSQIDLIEK from the coding sequence ATGAAACCCCAGGCTAATGTTTTTATTAATAGAGAATTAAGTTGGATTGAATTTAATAAAAGAGTTCTCCTTACTGGAATGGAAAAGGAGTACAAAATCTTAGACAAAGTAAAATTTTGTTCAATTTTTAGTAATAACCTAGATGAATTTTTTATGGTAAGAGTAGCTTCATTAAAGGCTCAAGTTGAAGCAGAAATTACTAAAAAAAGTATTGACGGACTTACCCCTAAAGAGCAATTAAAAAAAATCAATAATGAAATAAAGAAGTTAACTATTCTCCAAGAAAACTATGTAAATAATGAATTAAAAAATGAATTAAAAGAAAAAGGTGTAATTTTAAAAAAATATAAGGACCTAAGTGATAATCAAAGAAATTGGTGTAATAACCTCTTTACAACATCTATTTTCCCTTTATTAACTCCATTAGTTGTTGATCCGGCACATCCATTTCCTTTTATAAGTAATTTAAGTCTAAATTTAGCAGCTTTAATAAAGGATGAGGAGAATTCTAAAAATCAGTTTGTCAGAGTAAAAATACCAACAAAAAATATACCCCGATTTATAAGAATTCCCAATGAAATTACTCAACTTAGTGATGAAAGTTCTCACTATTTCATAAGTGTTGAAGATTTAATTGGGAATAATATAAATACTTTATTTAACGGAATGGAATGTATAAATTACTCTTTTTTTAGAGTGACAAGAGATGCAGATTTAGAATTAAAAGAACTTGAAGCTGATGATCTACTTTTAGCTGTTGAACAAAGTTTGCAAAAAAGAAGATTAGGTGGAGACGTAGTTAGATTAGAAGTGGAGTCAGATATGCCAGAAAATATTCTAAAGTTACTTATTGAAAGTATCGAAATACAGAAAGAATATATATACTTTTGCAAAAGTTTATTAGGCCTAGACGATTTAAATCAGCTTACAAAAATTGATAGAGATGATTTAAAAGAAAATCTACTAATTGGAAAAACTCACCCAGAATTAAAACATTTAGATTTGCCTTCAAACAAAAACCCTAATTCTATTTTCAAGATACTTAGGAAAAAAAATATTCTGCTTCATCATCCCTATGACCTATTTAAAACTTCAGTTGAAGAATTTATAAACAGAGCAGCTGATGATCCACTTGTAATGGCTATAAAAATTACTTTATATCGAGTTTCCCAAGATTCCCCTATAATTGCAGCTTTAATGAGAGCTGCAGAGAATGGTAAAGAAGTAATGACTCTTGTTGAACTAAAAGCAAGATTTGATGAAGACAATAATATTCAATGGGCCAAACAACTTGAACAAGCTGGCATTCATGTTGTATATGGAATCATCGGATTTAAAACACATACAAAAATTGCCATAACAGTAAGAAAAGAGAAAGGACGATTAAGGAATTATTTCCATATTGGAACAGGAAATTATAACTCTAATACTTCAAAGTTTTATACAGATTTAGGATTACTTTCAACGGATCCTGATATTGCATCTGATTTACTTGAGTTATTTAACTACTTATCTGGTTTCTCTAAACAAAAAAGTTATCAAAAGTTATTAGTTTCTCCCTCATCGATGCGAGAGAAATTTATATTTCTGATAAAGAGAGAAATTAAAAATGCAAAGGAAGGCAAAAAAGCCGAAATAATCGCAAAAATGAATTCTTTAGTAGACCCAGAAATAATTAAACTGCTTTATTTAGCTTCAGACTCGGGTGTAAAAATTAGCCTAATCATAAGAGGTATTTGTTGCCTATATCCCCAAAGAAAAAATTTAAGTGAAAATATTAAAGTTATAAGCATTATTGGCCATTTTCTAGAACACTCAAGAATTTTTTGGTTTTGTAATAACGGGGATAATGAGGTTTTTATAGGGAGTGCAGATTGGATGAGAAGAAATCTTGATAGAAGAATAGAAGCTGTTACTCCTATAGAGGATTATGAATTGAAATCTAAAATATACACGCTTTTGCAAACTTACATTAAAGATAATTACTTTTCTTGGATAATGAAAGATGATGGTTCATATTCGAAATATGAATTAGATTCATCGCATAATCGTTCGCAAATTGACCTCATAGAAAAATAA